The Prosthecomicrobium sp. N25 nucleotide sequence ACGGGCAGCGCCAACAACCGCTGCGGCGCCGTCATCTACAACCCGACCCTGGGCAAGCTGCAGGTCCAGTGGAACGACTACACGGGCTATAATAGCCTTGTCGCGCCGACCAACGTGACGCCGAACAAGGAGACCTGGGCCTTCGTCCTGGGCTTCCGGGTGGACGGCAACTACTGCCTGAAGATCAACGGCGGCCCGATCATCCGCACCGGCAAGTACCACAATCCGGTCTACAACAACGGCTCGACCTCGACCTTCGGCTGCACGATCCACCGCCAGAACGTGGCCTTCGCGATCGACGCCCACCTCGACCTGCAAGGCGAACTTACCGATGCGGTCGTCGCCAAGCTGGAGTGGTGGGCCGCCCAGCGCGCCGGTATCGCGCTGCCGAGCGGCCATCGCTACGCCAATGCGGCCGCGGTGGTGGACGCCGACGACTTCCCCGTCTCCGAGGACAAGTTCGACAAGGGGGCTTGGGACCTCTACATCGCGGATTCGAAGAACACCGCCGTGACGGCCTCGAACCGGGGCAAGCCGGTTCCCTCGACGGTCGAGGGCGCCTTCAGCGAGCTCGTCTTCAACGACGACTTCCGGCGGGACAGCGTCGTCGACGGCCACAAGTCGGCGCCGGGCATCTGGTACAGCCAGGGCGGGCTCGCCCACAACACCGTCGGGGTGAACGCCGTGCTCGGGCACGCCTCCGACACGATCGACTGCTACCCCCACGATCCGGCCACCGGCACCCTATCGATCCGCCTCCAGTATGCGGGCGGCGCGTGGCGGACCGGTGCCATCAGCACCGTCAACCTGGCCAACCAGGGCATCACCTTCCAGGGCCCGATGGCCCGCGAGATCCGCTTCCGCTTCAAGATCCCCACCGGCCCCGTGGCGCGCGGCTATTTCCCGGCGCCGCTCTGGTCCTACGGCGTCAACCGGTCGAAGCTCTTCACCGGCATGGCCTGGGAATTCGACGACCTGGAGCTCGACGGCCGTGATCCGACCTACGTGAACGCGGGCTCCTCCCATTCGCACGAGGGCCTCATCGCGGGCTGGATGGGCCGGCGGACCCCCGACGAGGACAAGGACCGCGTCAAGCAGCTCGGGGCCCCGATGAACGGGCTGAACGGCTTCCCGAAGATCAACTTCTACGACGGCCAGTGGCACGTCCTGAAGACGATCGTGGACGACGAATTCACCTACATCGTGGTCGACGGGGTCGAGCTCAATCGGGTCCGCACGCCCCTGGAGCTCTTCCGTCGCATCCACCTCATCTCCAACTTCGCCATGGTCCTGTCCTATGGCGAACCCTCGCGCACCGCCCTGCACGACATGGAGATCGACTATGTCCGGGTCTGGAAGAAGACCCGCGACGTCGCCACCGTGGTGGCCCCCTTCTCGGCCCGTCCGCAGATCCTGGGCACCCCCGCGGTCGGCTCGACCTTGACGGTCGACGCGAAGCTCCCGGGCGTGACGACGGTCCGATACGAGTACTACCACGACGACGGCTACCCGCTGGCGACCGCCTCCGGCCCGACCTACGTGGTGCAATCCACCGACGCAGGGAAGCGCATCCGCGCCAAGGTGATCGCCATGTCGGCGACCGACCAGCCCGAGGCCTGGACCGAGTTCACCGCCGCGGTCCCGGGCGGCTCGCCCTCGGTGATCCCGTCGCCGATCTCCGGCAGCGGCTCCACCACGAGCGGCACCACCACCGGGACCGGAACGACCTCGACGGGCGGGTCCACATCGAAGAGGCCGAAGCGGTGACGGCTCTCGGAACCGGACGTCCGAAGCGGCGCCCGGTTCCGGACAAGATTGCGATGGAGAACACCCCCGGATCCTGTACAAGGCTCGGCGGGCGAGGCCGGGTCGCGGGGCAGGGGCGGATCACCGAGGGTGGGCATGGCTGACGTAGCGACCGATCTCCGGCCCACGGCGGCCTATCGCCCGGCGGGCAGCGCCGTCGACTTCGGCAGCCTCCTGGTGCCCTTCGTGCTGATCGGCTTCGCCAACGGCGACTACGCCAAGGTCGCCGCGTCCCTCGATACGCTGGGCCTCCTCGAATCCCTCTACGCCACGTTCCAGATCAGCATCGTGGTCTGGGTCGGCATGTGGCAGGTGCTCGATCTCCTGAGCCAGTCCACGCTCGGGCCGACCACCCGGCGCGATGGCGCCGTCCTGGCCCTGGTGGGTTTTCTGTTCCTGTGGCCGATCTCCAGCCTCGCCTGGGCCGGCCTCGCCCTCCTCGCGGTCTACCTGCTCCTGGTCCGGGCCACCGACGATGTCGGCCGGCGGGCCGCCTGGGTGATCCTCGCCCTCTCGGTCACGAGCCAGTGGGCGCCGATGGTCTTCAAGTTCCTGACCGACTGGATCCTGCTCGTCGACACCGTCCTGGTCGCCACCGTCAGCGGCAGCGACTATTCGGGCAACCTCGTCTTCGCCCGCGACGGCAAGACCGTCCTGAACGTGCTCGCCGGCTGCTCCTCCTTCGCCAACCTGTCCCTGGCCTTCCTGGGCTGGATCATGGCGCGCGCCCATTACGGCACCCGCGGCCTCGCCAGGTCCGTCCTGTTCCTCGCCCTGTCGGGGACGCTCGTCGTCGCCATCAACACGATCCGGATCGGGATCATCGCGCTCCGGCCCGACCTCTACGACCTGGCGCACGGCTCGGTCGGCGCGAACATCGCGAGCCTGCTGACCACCGCCTCGATCGCCGCCGTGTCCCTCTACGGGGCGCGCCGATGACGCTCACGCGGCCGCTCACGATGGCGTTCCTGGCCTTCGCCCTCCTCACCATCGGCCTGAAAGTCGCTTTCGAGAACCGGGTCGGCTACGCCCGCCTCAACCCGACCTTCCTGGCCGAGGCCGAAGCCGCGCTGCGCGGGCAGGGCTTCGAGATCCTGCGCAAGCCCGGCAACCTCGTCGTCGGCGGGGTCAAGGATGCCTGCCTGCTCTGGGTCGGGCCGGCCCGTCCGGAAGGCGGCGACGACGACTACCTGACCCTGACCTTGGGCAGCCTCGGCCGGATCGGCTACTGGTACCGCGGCACGGTCGCGGAGGAGCGGCCCGTCATCGGCCCGCTGCTGGACCGCTACAAGGCCCGCTTCCTCTCCGCCTTCGGCTCCACCATCGTGGCCCCGCCACTCTATTTCGTCGCCTACGCGAAGGAGTGCGCGCCCGAGACCGTCTCCGGCCTCGGCCTCCGCCGCGAGCCTGAAGCGGTCGACTAGAGTCCGGATTTGGAAGGCCGGACATCTCGCCTGGACAGACCGCGTGTAAAGACCGGTCAATCGCGCTCCGGTGACGGAAATGTGAGGCCCGGTTGTCGTTGAGTTTTGCAGGACGCGTCTGGTATCAAAGATCCTTGCGGGTTCTTTCCAGCGCGGATCGAGTTCATGAATCCCATTGACGTCGCCATAGGCTTCTGGGTCGACTACATCATGGCTCCCGATCCCGCAAAGGCAGCCGCCTGGAGCCGCCTCGTATACTTCCTGGCCGAAAACCCTGCCGCTTTTGAGGGCCTGTGCGGGGCGGGGTCTGTCCTTAACAAGGTCGCGGTCGACAACTTGCGCGCCGCGGTCCTGCGGGTCCTCGCGGCCCGGCTGGCGACCCGGCAACTGGCGGCAGCGGGCGCCGAGGCGCTCGTCACGGAGAGCGTGTCCGCCCGCTTCCTGATCATGCGCATGGCAACCGTCTACGGGCGCGTTCCCAAGCTTCCGACGCCGCCGCAGGTCCAGTTGGCGATCGGCCTGGCGATCATCATCGGCACGACCGGGCAGGCCTTTGCCGAGGGCAACGCCCGTAAGGCGAAGGCCGAGGCGTACCAGGAGTATATCGTCGACTATTTCCTCCACGTGGTGAAGATCGGCCAGATGCACCCGCGCGCGCTGCCCCGCATCGTCCCGCCGAAGACTTTCGACGAGTGGTACGCCGAGAACGCCTGAAGCGCCGTTGCGCTGACCGGTGCGCCGTGGCCGCTTCCGCGCGAGCCGTCGCCCGAGCCCCATCCGCCCACCATGGTCCGACCTTTCGATCCCTGATGGCCCGGCTCGTCCCGGCGATCCGCCCCCGCGACGACCGACCGCCCTCCCTGTAGGCCCGGGCCTGGCAGACATCGAGACCGTCAAGAGGGTCGAAGCCTCGCGGGCATGGCTTCAGTCCTCCACCCCCATCGCCCGCCGCCAGCGGCGCGCATAGGCTGCCAGACCCGGGAGCGGCAAGCGTGGCGCCGGCCGGTCGGGCGGCGCGGCCGGGCGGGCCGGTTCGGACCAACGGGCGAGCAGCGAGGCCCCGAAGGCGGTGCCGGCCGTGGTGGTGGCCGCCGTTATGCGCGCCTCGGGCAGCAGGCCCTGCAGCACGGCCAGGAAGGCGTCGTTGCCCGCGAAGGTGCCTTCGACGATCACCGGCCCGGTATCGGCGCCGAGCCGCTCCAGGCTGTCGGCGCTTTCGAGCGCCAGCGTCAGGCTCGCCAGAGCCGCGCGCCCGGCCGGAGTGGCGGGCGGCTCGCCCTCGAGGCGGCCCTGCCGGCCCGCGAAGGCGCCGCCCTCCTCGACGAAGGGCGGCAGCGCCAGCGTGCCCGTCGCGATCACGCCCGCCACGTCCGCGGGCCCGGCGGGCGGGGCGCCCGGTCCGGCGATCGCGGCATATTCCCGGCCGCCCATGAACCGCGCGCAGGGGACGGGGACGCCGCGCGCGTCGACGTTCGACAACATGTCGGCCGACGGGTCCAGCCGTCCCGGATCGCCCCCGACCGCCATGGGGATGACCCAGGTCCCCGTCGACAGGATCGCGAAGGGGGCCCGGCGGGCGAGCAGGTGCGGCACCAGCGAGGCGTTCGAATCGTGGATGCCGCACAGGACCGCGGTCTCCGGCGACAGGCCCGTCTCCGCCGCGACCTCCGGCCGGATCCGCCCGAGCACGTCGTAGGGCGCCCGGACCGGCGGGAAGAGCGCGCGGATCCCGAGCGCGTCCGTGAGCCGCGACAGGCGGCCGTTCGCCGGCTCCCACAGGTCCGCGTGGCAGGCGAGCGACGTGACCTCCGAGGCGAGCACGCCGGAAAGACGCCAGGCGAAATACTGCGGGTAGGTCAGGATCGCATCGGCCCGCCCGAAGGCCTCCGGGAACCGCCATTTCTGGTAGGCGAGCTGGCGCCCGACGGTCAGCCCGTGGGCCGCCGGCGGCGAGAAGGTCTCGGCGAAGGGCGGCCGGATCGGCGCGTAGTCCGCCTCGATCGCGTCCGGCCCGTCGAACTCGTAGTCGATCACCGGCAACGCGAGCCCGTCGCCGCCCCGTCTCGTGTCGACGACCGCCGCCGCTGCCCCGTGCGTGGTGACCACGACGGCGTCGACCGGCAGCCGCGCGGCCGCCTTCAGCCGGTCGACGGCGAAGCGCCAGACCGCGTCCGCGTCGGCATGCGGGTAGGGCGGCCCCGGCAGCACCCGGTTGGGCATCGAGGCCTCCGCCTCGACGGCGCCGCCAGCCGAGAAGACCATCAGCTTGACGTTGGTCTTGCCCACGTCGAGCACCGCGACGGATCGGACGGTCATGGGGCCCGCCTCACGCCAGGTGGAAGACTTCGTCGAGCGGCGCCGCCACCGGCGACCCGTCCGGGTTCGCCCGCATGATGTCCTTCATGTGGTCCCACCAGCGCCGCATGACCGGATGCGCGGGCAGCCCCGCCATGGCGTGGTCGTCGCGGCGCTCCAGGTAGCCGAACAGGATGTTCGTCTCCGCGTCGAGGTGGATCGAGTAGTTGGAGATGCCCGCGTCCTTGAGGAGGGCGGCGAGCTCCGGCCAGATCGCGTCGTGCCGGCGCTTGTATTCCTCCCGCATGCCTGGGTTCAGGAACATCTTGAAGGCGTGGCGCTGCATGGCGACTAGCTCCGTTGCGCGAGGCCGGGCATCAGCCGCCGGATCACGATCGGGGTGGCGATCGCGACGACGAGCAGGAGCCCGAGCGCGATGTTGATCACGATGCCCGGGACGTTGACCAGGGTGAGCCCGAAGGTGGCGAGCCCGAGCACGAACACGGCGAGCACGACCCCCAGGATCGAGCCCGACCCGCCCGCGATCGACACCCCGCCGAGCACCACCATGGTGACGATCTCGAGCTCCCAGCCGAGCGCGATGTTGGGCCGCGTCGACCCGATCCGCGCCGTCAGCAGCACGGACGCCAGCCCGGCCGCGAGGCCGGCCAGGAGGAAGAGCAGGAACCGGATCCGGTCGACCCGGATGCCCGAGAAGCGCGCCGCCACCGGGTTGTTGCCGATCGCGTAGAGCCGCCGCCCGAAGGGCGTCCGGGCGAGCACGACCCCGGTCACGGCGGCGATCCCCAGGAACAGCGCGAGCGAGACCGGCACCGGCGGCCAGTCGAGCACATAGCCCTGCCCGATCGCCTGGAAGGCGGGCGGGTAGCGGGTGATCGCCTGGTCGCCGAGGATCACCTGCGCGATGCCGCGGAAGAGCGACATGGTGCCGATCGTGACCACGATCGACGGCAGCCCGAAGCCGGTGACGAGCGCCCCGTTGACCGCCCCGCAGGCGAGCCCGACGCCGAGGCCGACCGCGACGAGCAGGGCCGGCGGCGCCCCGGCCTCAGCCGCGAAGCCCATGGCGAGCGAGGCGAGCGCCATCGTGGCGGCGACCGACAGGTCGATCTCCCGGACCAGGATCAGGAGCGCCATGGCGAGGGCCACGATCGCCTTCTCGGAGAAATTGAAGGTCGCGTCCGAAAGGTTGTAGACGTCCAGGAAGTAGGGCGACAGCGTCGCGTTGACCGCCACCACGGCGGCGAGCAGGAGCACCAGGATCGTGTTCCAGGCGAGCAGCCGCTCGCTCCAGCGTCCCGGGGCCCGGTCGGCGACCCGGTAGCGGGCCGCGTCGGCGGATGCCGGGGAGGGCGGGGCGACGCCGGCCGCCGGGCTCGAGGTCTCTGCCATGGTCACCCCCGCCCCGCCGCCGCGGCCCGCCGGGCCTCGGGCAGGATCAGCTTGCCGGTGCGGCGCTCCGCCCCGGCGTTGAGGATCACGGCGGCGAGGATGACCGCGCCCGAGATCGCCATCTGCCAGAAGGGCGAGACGTTGATGACCGGCAGGCCGTTCGCCACGATGCCGAGGAACAGCGCCCCGAGGAGCACCCCCGGCACGGTCCCGATCCCGCCCGCGATCGAGACCCCGCCGATCACGCAGGCGGCGATGACGGTGAGTTCGTACCCGATGGCGAGGTCCGCATATGCGATGCCGTAGCGCGACGCCCAGAGATAGCCCGCGAGCCCCGACATGGCGCCCGACAGCACGTAGACCAGGAAGGTCAGCCGTCCGGGTGCGATCCCGCAGAAGCGCGCCGCCACCGGGTTGCCCCCGATGGCGTAGAGCCCCCGGCCCGTCCGCGTCTGGGTGAGGAAGAGCCAGAACCCGGCCGTGACCGCCGCGGCGATCCAGACGAGGCTCGAGATCCCGAGGAATTTCGCCTTCGGGATCGCCAGGAAGGCCTCGCTCATGCCCTGGGACGTCACCCATTGCCCGCCTGCGACGACGAAGATCAGCCCCCGGTAGACCGCCATCGTGCCGAGCGTGACGACGATCGGCGGGATGCCGAGCCCGGCCACGAGGGCGCCGTTCACCGCCCCCAGCGCGGCGCCGACGAGGATGCCGAGGACGATCACGGCGAGGATCGGCGTGCCCGAGCTCCAGCGCGAGAAGAGCGCGACCAGCATGCCGGTCAGCGCCAGGTTGGCGGCGACCGACAGGTCGATGCCGCGCGTCAGGATCACCGCCGTCTGGGCGAGTGCCAGCATGGCGAGGATCGCGGTGTCGGTCAGCACCTCCGAGAGGCTCGCGGGCGTCAGGAACACCGGCGCGCGCAGCCCCACGCCGGCGACGATCAGGAGGTTGACGAGGAGAAGCGCGACCTCGCGCGACCGCAGGATCCCGGTCATGCCACCGCCCGCCGCTCGCGGTCGCCGCCGGTCGCCGCCGAGACCAGCGCCTCGGCCGACCACGCGCCCCTCTGGAACGCGCCCGCGACGCGTCCCTCGTGCATCACCAGGATGCGGTCCGCCATGCCCATCACCTCCGGCAGCTCCGACGAGATCAGGATGATGGCGAGCCCCTCCGCGGCGAGCTCGACCATGAAGTCGTGCACGGCCGCCTTCGAGCCGATGTCGATGCCCTTGGTCGGCTCGTCGAGAATCAGGATGGACGGCTCGGCCGCCAGCCACTTGGCGATCACCACCTTCTGCTGGTTGCCGCCCGACAGCTCCAGGAGCCGCTGGTCCCAGTGCGCCGCCTTGACGGACAGCCGGCCGCCGAGCCGGCGGGTTATGGCCAGCTCCTGCGCCCCGTCCATCAGCCCGCCCCGCGAGAGGCGCCCGAGCGAGGCGAGGACGATGTTCTCCCGCACGCCCAGTGCCGTGACCGCCCCCTGGCCCTGCCGGTCCTCCGGCACATAGGCGAGCCCCGCCGCGATCGCCTCGGCCGGGTCGCGGATCGTCACGGGCCGGCCCCCGATTGCCACCGTGCCGCGCGTCGGCCGCGAGATGCCGAAGAGCGCCTGCATGGCCTCCGACCGCCCGGCGCCGACGAGGCCGTAGAAGCCCAGGATCTCGCCGCGCCTCAGCGAGAAGGAGAGGTCGGCGAACTCGGTCGCGTTCGAGAGCCCCTCGACGGCCAGCACGGTCTCGCCGATCGGCACGGCGCGCTTCGGGAACACCTGGTCGATCGACCGGCCCACCATCAGCCGGACGAGCTCCGCCTCGGTCACGTCGGCGATGCGCCCCGCCCCGACCTCCTCGCCGTCGCGCAGGCAGGCCCAGCGGTCCGCGACGCGGAAGACCTCGTCGAACTTGTGGGAGATGAACAGGATCGCGCGGCCCTCGGCCTTGAGCTGCGCCACGATCCGGAACAGGTCGTCGATCTCGCGCGCCGACAGGGCCGCGGTCGGCTCGTCCATGATGACGATGCGCGCATCGTGGCTGAGCGCCCGGGCGATCTCGACGAGATGCTTCTGCGCGATGCCGAGCCGCTTCAGCGGCACGTCGACCGCGAAGTCGGCCTCGACCCTGTCGAGCAGGGCCCGCGCCCGCGCCCGCATGGCGCGCCAGTCGACGAGGCCCCGGGCCGTCGCCGGCATGTGGCCCATGAAGATGTTCTCGGCGACCGTCAGCTCGTCGAACATGACGGTCTCCTGATGGATCGCCGCGATGCCCGCGCCCCAGGCCTCGCGCGGATCCGCGAAGGCGACCGGGCGGCCGGCGATCTCGATCGTCCCGGCATCCGGCCGGTAGATCCCGGTCAGGATCTTGACGAGGGTCGACTTCCCCGCCCCGTTCTCGCCCAGAAGGGCCGTCACCGACCCGCCCTCGAGCGTCAGCCCGACCTCGTGCAGCGCCCGCACGCCGACGAAGCGCTTGGAGACGCCGGCGAGCCGGAGGAGGGGAGGGGCGGCTTCGGTCATGCGCGCTGGTCCGGGGACAGGGGGACGGCCTCGCCCCGGCCGAAGTCCCGGGCGGGGCGAAGCGGAAACCGGGAACGGGCCGGGGCCGCCGGGCGGCCTCGACCCGGCCGCGCTCAGAAGATCTTGGCGAACTGCTCGATGTTCGACTTGTCGAACGTGAACGGGTCCGCCATCGCGGCGTCGCCGCCCGCGCCGATCTTGATGTCTCCCATGCGTCCGGCCTTGACCGAGGTCTCGGGCTTGCCGTCCGCCTTGCCGGCGACCAGCGCCGCGGCGATCATTGTCGCCGAATAGCCGAGGTCGATCGGGTTCCAGATCGCGAAGGTGTCCGTGGCGCCGGCCAGCACCGCGCCCTTCATCTCGGACGGCAGGCCGAGGCCCGAGACGTAGACCTTGCCGACGAGCCCGGCGTCGACCACCGCCTTGGCGGCCGCCACGATGCCGACCGAGGTCGGCGCGATGATGCCCTTGAGGTTCGGATAGGCCTTCAGCAACCCTTGAGTCTCGCGATAGCTCTTGTCCGCCAGGTCGTCGCCGTAGACCGTGGTGACGAGCTTCATCTTGGCGTAGTCGGGCTTCGCCCACTCCTTCTTCATCTCCTCGATCCAGATGTTCTGGTTGGTCGCCTGCGCGGTGGCCGAAAGGATCGCGACCTCGCCCTCGTTCTTGAGGGTCTTGGCCATCATCTGCACGCACTTGGCGCCGATCAGCTGGTTGTTCGAGGGGTTGAGGTGCATGATCCGGCCCTCCGGCGCGACGCCGGAATCGAACGAGATCACCTTGATGCCGCGCTGCAGGGCCTTCTTGCAGACCGGCACCAGCGCGTTCGGGTCGTTGGCCGAGATCGCGATGGCGTCCACCCGCTGGGCGATCAGGCCGTCGATGACCTGGATCTGCGCCTCGGCGGTGGTGGTCGTCGGGCCCGTATAGATGAGCTCGACGTTGCCGAGCTCCTTGGCGGCCTCGAGCCCGCCGTCCCGGCAGGCGTCGAAGAAGCCGATGCCGAGCGCCTTCACCACCATGGCGATGCGCTTCTTGTCCTGCGCGAGGGCGGGCGCGGCGAGGCCGGCCGGCAGCGCGCCGGCCGCGGCCCCGGCGCCGAGGACTTTCAGGATCTCGCGACGTGTCATTCCCATGAGCTATTCCTCCCGTTGAAGACGAAACCTGCAGTCGCCGGATTGCCTCCGGTTCTGGTGCTTGCGCGCGGCGTCAGGCCGCCGAATGCTCCCGGGCGGCCCCGGCCTTGACGGGCACGACCTGGACCTCGATCCCGGCGTTGCGCAGCATGGCGATGGACGCCTTCGGGGCGCCGTCGTCGGTGACGACCGTCGAGACGCGGGACAAGGGTGCGACCGCGAGCGCGCCGCGCGCCTCGAATTTCGAGGAGTCGGCGAGCACGATCAGCCGGTCCGCCCGCCTGAGCAGCTTCGCCTCGGCGCGCGCGATCAGGGGATCGGCCTCGATCACCCCCATCGGACCGATCGCGTAGCAACTCATGAACATCTTCGAGGCCGTGTAGTGCTGGATGGCGTCGTCGTCGAAGGGCGAGATGACGATCCCCTGCTTGCGGTAGACCTCGCCCCCCGGCAGCACGATCCGGTTCTCGGTGGTGGCGAGCAGCGTCTGCGCCATCGGGAAGGAATTGGTCAGGATGTGCAGACGCCGCCCGATCAGCGCCTCCGCCATGGCATAGGTGGTCGAGCCGGCGTTGATGATGATGGATTCGCCGTCCTCCGCCATCGCCACGGCCGCCGCCGCGATGGCGCGCTTGCGCTCCGCGTTGAGCCGCCGGGCGACCTCGAAGTCGCTGCCGGCGAGCGCCTTCGGGGTGATCTTGTCGACCGACTCCACCCCGCCGTGCACGCGCCGCACCAGCCCCGCCTCGGTCAGCGCCTGCAGGTCGCGGCGGACCGTCGCCGCCGAGGCGCCCGTGAGCGCCTGCAGGTCGCGCACGGTCACGACGGCGCGCTCGCGCAGCAGTGTGAGGATGAACTGGCTTCTCTCGCGTTCGTGCATGGGCGGATCCCGTTCGCTCAAAAGCAAGCACAAACGATCGCCGCGCGAAAGCGCTAAATCGATTGTGCGTCACAGCATAACGTTCTGCGACGCAATATGAGCGATCTTGATTGACCGTGATCGATTGTCGGCCTAGGTTGGCGACCGACCGGGCCTGCCGCGCCTGCGCGCCGCCCTCCCACGCCCCGAGCCAGACGGAGCCGCCATGACCCTCGCCAACCTCTGGGACGACGCCCACGCCGCGACCCTCGACGAGCCCGGCCGCCTGCTCTACCGCTCGAACCTGCTCGGCTCGGACCTGAGGATCACCAACTTCGGGGGCGGCAACACCTCCGCCAAGGTCGACGCCATCGACCCGCTCACCCGGGAGAGCGTGA carries:
- a CDS encoding ABC transporter permease gives rise to the protein MTGILRSREVALLLVNLLIVAGVGLRAPVFLTPASLSEVLTDTAILAMLALAQTAVILTRGIDLSVAANLALTGMLVALFSRWSSGTPILAVIVLGILVGAALGAVNGALVAGLGIPPIVVTLGTMAVYRGLIFVVAGGQWVTSQGMSEAFLAIPKAKFLGISSLVWIAAAVTAGFWLFLTQTRTGRGLYAIGGNPVAARFCGIAPGRLTFLVYVLSGAMSGLAGYLWASRYGIAYADLAIGYELTVIAACVIGGVSIAGGIGTVPGVLLGALFLGIVANGLPVINVSPFWQMAISGAVILAAVILNAGAERRTGKLILPEARRAAAAGRG
- a CDS encoding sugar ABC transporter ATP-binding protein, translating into MTEAAPPLLRLAGVSKRFVGVRALHEVGLTLEGGSVTALLGENGAGKSTLVKILTGIYRPDAGTIEIAGRPVAFADPREAWGAGIAAIHQETVMFDELTVAENIFMGHMPATARGLVDWRAMRARARALLDRVEADFAVDVPLKRLGIAQKHLVEIARALSHDARIVIMDEPTAALSAREIDDLFRIVAQLKAEGRAILFISHKFDEVFRVADRWACLRDGEEVGAGRIADVTEAELVRLMVGRSIDQVFPKRAVPIGETVLAVEGLSNATEFADLSFSLRRGEILGFYGLVGAGRSEAMQALFGISRPTRGTVAIGGRPVTIRDPAEAIAAGLAYVPEDRQGQGAVTALGVRENIVLASLGRLSRGGLMDGAQELAITRRLGGRLSVKAAHWDQRLLELSGGNQQKVVIAKWLAAEPSILILDEPTKGIDIGSKAAVHDFMVELAAEGLAIILISSELPEVMGMADRILVMHEGRVAGAFQRGAWSAEALVSAATGGDRERRAVA
- the rhaS gene encoding rhamnose ABC transporter substrate-binding protein, encoding MGMTRREILKVLGAGAAAGALPAGLAAPALAQDKKRIAMVVKALGIGFFDACRDGGLEAAKELGNVELIYTGPTTTTAEAQIQVIDGLIAQRVDAIAISANDPNALVPVCKKALQRGIKVISFDSGVAPEGRIMHLNPSNNQLIGAKCVQMMAKTLKNEGEVAILSATAQATNQNIWIEEMKKEWAKPDYAKMKLVTTVYGDDLADKSYRETQGLLKAYPNLKGIIAPTSVGIVAAAKAVVDAGLVGKVYVSGLGLPSEMKGAVLAGATDTFAIWNPIDLGYSATMIAAALVAGKADGKPETSVKAGRMGDIKIGAGGDAAMADPFTFDKSNIEQFAKIF
- a CDS encoding FGGY-family carbohydrate kinase, whose protein sequence is MTVRSVAVLDVGKTNVKLMVFSAGGAVEAEASMPNRVLPGPPYPHADADAVWRFAVDRLKAAARLPVDAVVVTTHGAAAAVVDTRRGGDGLALPVIDYEFDGPDAIEADYAPIRPPFAETFSPPAAHGLTVGRQLAYQKWRFPEAFGRADAILTYPQYFAWRLSGVLASEVTSLACHADLWEPANGRLSRLTDALGIRALFPPVRAPYDVLGRIRPEVAAETGLSPETAVLCGIHDSNASLVPHLLARRAPFAILSTGTWVIPMAVGGDPGRLDPSADMLSNVDARGVPVPCARFMGGREYAAIAGPGAPPAGPADVAGVIATGTLALPPFVEEGGAFAGRQGRLEGEPPATPAGRAALASLTLALESADSLERLGADTGPVIVEGTFAGNDAFLAVLQGLLPEARITAATTTAGTAFGASLLARWSEPARPAAPPDRPAPRLPLPGLAAYARRWRRAMGVED
- the rhaM gene encoding L-rhamnose mutarotase; the protein is MQRHAFKMFLNPGMREEYKRRHDAIWPELAALLKDAGISNYSIHLDAETNILFGYLERRDDHAMAGLPAHPVMRRWWDHMKDIMRANPDGSPVAAPLDEVFHLA
- a CDS encoding DeoR/GlpR family DNA-binding transcription regulator, whose amino-acid sequence is MHERERSQFILTLLRERAVVTVRDLQALTGASAATVRRDLQALTEAGLVRRVHGGVESVDKITPKALAGSDFEVARRLNAERKRAIAAAAVAMAEDGESIIINAGSTTYAMAEALIGRRLHILTNSFPMAQTLLATTENRIVLPGGEVYRKQGIVISPFDDDAIQHYTASKMFMSCYAIGPMGVIEADPLIARAEAKLLRRADRLIVLADSSKFEARGALAVAPLSRVSTVVTDDGAPKASIAMLRNAGIEVQVVPVKAGAAREHSAA
- a CDS encoding ABC transporter permease gives rise to the protein MAETSSPAAGVAPPSPASADAARYRVADRAPGRWSERLLAWNTILVLLLAAVVAVNATLSPYFLDVYNLSDATFNFSEKAIVALAMALLILVREIDLSVAATMALASLAMGFAAEAGAPPALLVAVGLGVGLACGAVNGALVTGFGLPSIVVTIGTMSLFRGIAQVILGDQAITRYPPAFQAIGQGYVLDWPPVPVSLALFLGIAAVTGVVLARTPFGRRLYAIGNNPVAARFSGIRVDRIRFLLFLLAGLAAGLASVLLTARIGSTRPNIALGWELEIVTMVVLGGVSIAGGSGSILGVVLAVFVLGLATFGLTLVNVPGIVINIALGLLLVVAIATPIVIRRLMPGLAQRS